Genomic window (bacterium):
CCGTATCGAGGATTACCTCGAGGCCTTCGAGGCGAACCGCCACCACCAGGACGAGGGGGTGCGCGAGAACCTGCTGAAGCACGGCATCCGCCTGACCGGGCAGCTCTCGCCCCGCATCTTCCGCCTGCACGCCGAAACCGCGGCGGCGCTCGAGGTAGCGGGCGACGCCGAGATCTTCTGCCTGCCCGACAGCGACATGAACGCCTTCGCCGTGCTCGACATCCGCGAGGACAGGACACATTCGCTGATCGGCATCACCGCCGGCGCCCTCGAACATCTGGAGGACGCGGAGATCAAGTTCATCCTGGGCCACGAGATGGGCCACTTCCTCTGCGGCCACAACCGCCTCAACGCGGTCTTCTCCACGGACGAGCGGAACCCCAAGGCCACCGTGCTGCCGCCCTTCGGCGAGAGCCTGTTCCTGCGCTGGCGCAAGAAGGCCGAGGTGAGCGCGGACCGGGCGGGCCTGCTGGTGTGCCGCGACTTCCACGCCGCCGCGCGCGCGCTGCTGAAGATCACCTTCGGCCTGACCGAGAAGAACCTCAACCTGGAGATCGACGCCCTGGTCGCCCAGATCGACGAGATCAGCGGCTCGACGGAGATGATCGAGGAGGCCTTCGCCTCGCATCCGCTGCTGCCGGTGCGCCTGAAGGCCCTCGAGCTTTTCGCGGGCAGCGAGCGGGCCAAGCGCAACGGCTGCGACGTCCTGCCGGGCACGCTCGCCGACGACGCGCTCGAGGACGGCGTGGACCGCCTGGTCGTCCTCAGCCGACGCTACCCGACCAAGCCCCTCGACGTGGCCATGATGCACGTCCTGGCCATGGCCGGCGTGCTGGTCCTGGGCGCCGACGCCGACGTGAGCGACGAGGAGGTCAAGCTGCTGGTGCAGCAGCTGCACACCGTGTTCACCGACGAGCCCGAGGATGTCATCGTCACCGACCGCGAGGAGATCGCGCGCCGCCTGCCCGAGGCGTGCCGGGTGATCGTCGAGCAGGGGGACGACGACGCCAAGCAGTTCCTGCTGTCGCGGATCGCGGAGATCGCCCTGGCCGACGGGGCGCTCATGGACAGCGAGGCCGAGCAGATCCACGAGGTGGCCAAGATGCTCGAGGTGCCCGAGAAGGTGACCTACGCCGTCATCGTCGGCGCGGCGCAGTCGGTGGGTTTCCGGGCCGACGCCAAGCTCAACCGCATCGCCGCGCAGCTGCGGCGGTCGCTGTCCCCGTGAAGGATCCGGGCTAGGCGGGCAGGGCGGCCAGCAGGGCCTCGTTGTCGGGGT
Coding sequences:
- a CDS encoding M48 family metalloprotease, with product MALNWEDIRYRGDIRDVQELYDSYRIEDYLEAFEANRHHQDEGVRENLLKHGIRLTGQLSPRIFRLHAETAAALEVAGDAEIFCLPDSDMNAFAVLDIREDRTHSLIGITAGALEHLEDAEIKFILGHEMGHFLCGHNRLNAVFSTDERNPKATVLPPFGESLFLRWRKKAEVSADRAGLLVCRDFHAAARALLKITFGLTEKNLNLEIDALVAQIDEISGSTEMIEEAFASHPLLPVRLKALELFAGSERAKRNGCDVLPGTLADDALEDGVDRLVVLSRRYPTKPLDVAMMHVLAMAGVLVLGADADVSDEEVKLLVQQLHTVFTDEPEDVIVTDREEIARRLPEACRVIVEQGDDDAKQFLLSRIAEIALADGALMDSEAEQIHEVAKMLEVPEKVTYAVIVGAAQSVGFRADAKLNRIAAQLRRSLSP